The sequence ACCGACAGCCCGCCTATGCAGTACCCGTGCACCGGCAGCTCGCGCATGTGCAAAGCCGCTTCTTTCCGCAAATCGGGATAAACCGAGCCCTGCACAATACCGAAAATAAGCGGATGCCCCACGGTAAACGAACCGTCCGGGTTTTGCCGGATGGACTGGTCCGGCACAACCCTGTGATATTCGCCTATCGCCCGTTCCGCCCATTTTTTTGTGGATTTCAAACCGCCAAGCGCCTCTTTTTTATCGGCTGGATTGCGCACGCACACGTCGAGGCAGACCCATATGTCGGAACCGATTTCCGACTGGGAGCGGATCACGTTCTCCGGCGTGAAAAGGTGGCGGCTCCCGTCATGATGGGACTGGAAGATTACGCCTTCATCGGTTATCTTCCGCAGATCCGACAGGCTGAAAACCTGAAATCCGCCGGAATCGGTCAGGATCGAGCGGTCCCACCGCATGAACTTATGCAGCCCGCCCAGCTGTTTAAGCGCGCCCGTTCCGGGCCGCAGATACAGGTGATAGGTATTTGACAGGATGCACTCCACATCCAGCTCCCGCAAATCCTCGTCGTTAACCGCCTTGACGCTGGCCTGCGTGGCGACCGGCATGAAAACCGGGGTATGTATCGCGCCTCGGCGGGTATACAGCACTCCGGCGCGCGCTTTGGTTTCGCCCGACCGGGCGGTTATGTGAAAGGGGCTGGTGATGGTTTCGGCTTTAAGCATGCAGCATGTCCTTTAAATGATGAGCATCGCGTCGCCGTATGAATAAAAACGGTATTGCCGCGCTACAGCCTGCTCATACGCCCGATACAGGAAATCCTCGCCGGCGAAAGCGGCGGTAAGGCAGATGGGGGTTGAATCCGGCACATGGAAATTGGTTAT comes from Elusimicrobiaceae bacterium and encodes:
- the tgt gene encoding tRNA guanosine(34) transglycosylase Tgt — encoded protein: MLKAETITSPFHITARSGETKARAGVLYTRRGAIHTPVFMPVATQASVKAVNDEDLRELDVECILSNTYHLYLRPGTGALKQLGGLHKFMRWDRSILTDSGGFQVFSLSDLRKITDEGVIFQSHHDGSRHLFTPENVIRSQSEIGSDIWVCLDVCVRNPADKKEALGGLKSTKKWAERAIGEYHRVVPDQSIRQNPDGSFTVGHPLIFGIVQGSVYPDLRKEAALHMRELPVHGYCIGGLSVGEGKEEMGLALTAAVDQLPEERPRYFMGLGSPQDLWDCVERGVDMFDCVWPTRTARNGRVMTADGNIYIRKTEYRLDERPLDPGCGCYTCRNYSRAYLSHLYRCGEFLSHRLLSIHNIAFLVNTMKQIREAISRDRFVEAKREYLARYNRT